Proteins encoded together in one Micromonospora auratinigra window:
- a CDS encoding S1 family peptidase — translation MDRRRMTAIGVLVAAAGLTAAVTLPSFAGENAAPRRSAPAASDGAAPEVLDALGRDLSLTRDQAARRLKTERWAAGTANRLRAELGADYGGSWLSADGGTLTVAVADPAQAARVTAAGAVPKQVERGVAELDAVKTRLDAAGHRVNPDIAGWYVDVTTNSVVVLARPGAEAAARRLAAAGGAPDGAVRVRTADENPRPLFDVRGGDAYLINNASRCSVGFSVVGGFVTAGHCGRPGDRTTGGNRVAQGTFTASSFPGDDWAVVQVNGDWTPTGVVNDFNGGTVPVNGSTEAPVGASICRSGSTTGTHCGVVQAKNATVNYPEGTVTGLTRTNVCAEPGDSGGAWLSGDQAQGVTSGGSGDCTQGGVTFFQPVNEILQRNDLTLVTANGRPAPSAPPAGGDATAAPPTPPSGGAGECTGQVTRTGQIAAGRAQAQPDGRFFRAPGGSQEACLSAPEGTLVALELQRFTGSAFRTVASADTSDGVARLRAATPAGAYRYRVVGLDGAGAYTLAFTAR, via the coding sequence ATGGACCGCAGACGGATGACAGCCATCGGCGTACTGGTGGCGGCGGCCGGACTGACGGCGGCGGTGACGCTGCCGTCGTTCGCCGGGGAGAACGCGGCACCCCGGCGGTCCGCGCCGGCCGCGTCCGACGGCGCGGCCCCCGAGGTGCTGGACGCGCTGGGGCGCGACCTCTCGCTCACCCGGGACCAGGCGGCCCGACGGCTGAAGACCGAGCGGTGGGCCGCCGGCACGGCCAACCGGCTCAGGGCCGAGCTGGGCGCGGACTACGGCGGCAGTTGGCTCAGTGCCGACGGCGGCACGCTCACCGTGGCGGTGGCCGACCCGGCCCAGGCGGCCCGGGTGACCGCCGCCGGGGCGGTGCCGAAACAGGTCGAGCGGGGTGTCGCCGAGCTGGACGCGGTGAAGACCCGCCTCGACGCGGCCGGCCACCGGGTGAACCCCGACATCGCCGGCTGGTACGTCGACGTGACCACCAACTCGGTGGTGGTGCTCGCCCGGCCCGGCGCGGAGGCCGCCGCCCGTCGGCTGGCCGCGGCCGGTGGCGCGCCCGACGGCGCGGTACGGGTGCGCACCGCCGACGAGAATCCCCGCCCGCTCTTCGACGTGCGGGGCGGGGACGCGTACCTGATCAACAACGCGAGCCGCTGCTCGGTCGGCTTCTCCGTGGTCGGCGGCTTCGTCACCGCCGGGCACTGCGGCCGACCCGGTGACCGCACCACCGGCGGCAACCGGGTCGCCCAGGGCACCTTCACCGCGTCCTCCTTCCCCGGCGACGACTGGGCGGTGGTCCAGGTCAACGGCGACTGGACGCCCACCGGCGTGGTGAACGACTTCAACGGCGGCACGGTGCCGGTGAACGGCTCCACCGAGGCCCCGGTCGGCGCCTCGATCTGCCGCTCGGGCTCGACCACCGGCACCCACTGCGGGGTCGTCCAGGCGAAGAACGCCACCGTCAACTATCCGGAGGGGACGGTAACCGGGCTGACCCGGACGAACGTCTGCGCCGAGCCGGGCGACTCCGGTGGCGCGTGGCTCTCCGGCGACCAGGCGCAGGGCGTCACCTCCGGCGGCTCCGGCGACTGCACCCAGGGCGGGGTGACCTTCTTCCAGCCGGTCAACGAGATCCTCCAGCGCAACGACCTCACCCTGGTCACCGCGAACGGTCGGCCCGCGCCGTCCGCGCCGCCGGCCGGTGGGGACGCCACCGCCGCGCCACCCACCCCGCCCAGCGGCGGCGCGGGGGAGTGCACCGGTCAGGTGACCCGGACCGGGCAGATCGCCGCCGGCCGGGCCCAGGCGCAGCCGGACGGCCGCTTCTTCCGGGCCCCCGGCGGCAGCCAGGAAGCCTGCCTCAGCGCGCCCGAGGGCACCCTGGTGGCGCTGGAGCTGCAACGCTTCACCGGCTCCGCGTTCCGCACCGTGGCCAGCGCCGACACCTCCGACGGAGTGGCCCGCCTGCGGGCCGCGACGCCGGCCGGCGCGTACCGTTACCGGGTCGTCGGGCTGGACGGCGCCGGCGCGTACACGCTGGCCTTCACCGCCCGCTGA
- a CDS encoding winged helix-turn-helix domain-containing protein, producing the protein MAVPESLSRAQARRIALAAQGLADPTPTGVPTRRHLRRVLDRVGLIQMDSVNVLQRAHYLPLYTRLGPYPTTLLDTAAYRRPRELFEYWGHEASLVPVGLHPALRWRMARARDEAWGGMRRIAQEQPELVAWVRDEVAARGPLTAAEIEHDAPRETGHWGWNWSTVKRALEYLFWAGEVTAADRTPSFARRYDLPERVLPPAVLDAPTPGEADAHRALVAVAARSLGVAAEPELRDYFRLPAAGARRAVAELVEAGELTPVTVAGWQQPAYLHAAARLPRWVRGNTLVSPFDPLVWERGRAERLFDFHYRIEIYVPAPQRVHGYYVLPFLQGERFTARVDLKADRRAGVLLVPAAWVEPGADPGETAVALAAELYRLAGWLGLDAVAPPEGGDLAGPLAAALVGVAGVR; encoded by the coding sequence ATGGCCGTACCGGAATCACTCTCCCGCGCCCAGGCCCGCCGGATCGCGCTGGCCGCCCAGGGCCTCGCCGACCCGACGCCCACCGGCGTGCCCACCCGCCGGCACCTGCGCCGGGTGCTGGACCGGGTCGGCCTGATCCAGATGGACTCGGTGAACGTCCTGCAACGGGCGCACTACCTGCCGCTCTACACCCGGCTCGGGCCGTACCCGACCACCCTGCTCGACACCGCCGCCTACCGGCGTCCCCGGGAGCTCTTCGAATACTGGGGGCACGAGGCGTCGCTGGTCCCGGTCGGCCTGCACCCGGCGCTGCGCTGGCGGATGGCCCGGGCCCGCGACGAGGCCTGGGGCGGGATGCGCCGGATCGCCCAGGAGCAGCCCGAGCTGGTCGCCTGGGTCCGGGACGAGGTGGCCGCGCGCGGGCCGCTCACCGCCGCCGAGATCGAGCACGACGCGCCCCGGGAGACGGGCCACTGGGGCTGGAACTGGTCGACGGTCAAGCGCGCCCTGGAATACCTGTTCTGGGCCGGCGAGGTGACCGCCGCCGACCGCACCCCCTCGTTCGCCCGCCGCTACGACCTGCCCGAGCGGGTGCTGCCGCCGGCCGTGCTGGACGCCCCCACCCCGGGCGAGGCCGACGCACATCGCGCTCTGGTGGCGGTCGCCGCCCGGTCGCTCGGGGTGGCCGCCGAGCCGGAGCTGCGTGACTACTTCCGGCTGCCCGCCGCGGGCGCCCGGCGGGCCGTCGCGGAGCTGGTCGAGGCGGGCGAGCTGACGCCGGTCACGGTGGCCGGCTGGCAGCAGCCGGCCTACCTGCACGCGGCGGCCCGGCTGCCCCGCTGGGTCCGCGGCAACACCCTGGTCAGCCCGTTCGACCCGCTGGTCTGGGAGCGCGGCCGCGCCGAGCGGCTCTTCGACTTCCACTACCGGATCGAGATCTACGTGCCGGCCCCGCAGCGGGTCCACGGCTACTACGTGCTGCCGTTCCTGCAGGGCGAGCGGTTCACCGCCCGGGTCGACCTGAAGGCCGACCGGCGCGCCGGGGTGCTGCTGGTGCCGGCCGCCTGGGTCGAGCCCGGGGCCGATCCGGGGGAGACCGCGGTGGCGCTCGCCGCCGAGCTCTACCGCCTCGCCGGCTGGCTCGGCCTGGACGCGGTCGCCCCGCCCGAGGGCGGCGACCTGGCGGGTCCGCTGGCCGCCGCCCTGGTGGGCGTGGCGGGTGTACGGTGA
- a CDS encoding glycosyltransferase family 87 protein, with amino-acid sequence MAQGARRTVGQVVAVLALAVAVTAFLSVAAVRHGFFDLKVYYGALTFWTHDGGEIYDFLKAGTQYGFTYPPFAALVMLPMAYLPWPAAITVSVVITVLASTVVIWWLVDPIARRAGWTRWFALAVALCLAAAFEPMRETVNFGQVNMLLLFLVAVDLLRLLPVGSRWAGVGVGLATAIKLTPGIFIVYLLVTRRWRAAATAVGAAAAATLLAGALFPDASREFWTSALWNTDRVGELAFVSNQSLRGTVARLHPEHPSTVAWLIVVLLVLVLWGWRARAAVAAGDEATGLALTGAVMCLVSPVTWVHHLVWLLPALTLLVDNAMAAPARSARRRLLLAAALLGYALLCSRIVWAWEKDFTGVGGFLGSNTYVWISLALLLGLPIRRWATPTGGGRTGGDAPVGSAVEPGGVAQFPEPDRVAPGGQRHRVGRLHPVG; translated from the coding sequence GTGGCGCAGGGTGCCAGACGGACGGTCGGGCAGGTCGTCGCGGTGCTGGCGCTCGCCGTCGCGGTGACCGCCTTCCTCTCCGTGGCGGCGGTCCGGCACGGCTTCTTCGACCTGAAGGTCTACTACGGCGCGCTCACCTTCTGGACGCACGACGGTGGGGAGATCTACGACTTCCTCAAGGCCGGCACCCAGTACGGCTTCACCTACCCGCCGTTCGCGGCGCTGGTCATGCTGCCGATGGCGTACCTGCCCTGGCCGGCGGCGATCACCGTCAGCGTGGTGATCACCGTGCTGGCCAGCACCGTGGTCATCTGGTGGCTGGTCGACCCGATCGCCCGGCGCGCCGGGTGGACCCGCTGGTTCGCCCTCGCGGTCGCGCTCTGCCTGGCCGCCGCGTTCGAGCCGATGCGCGAGACGGTCAACTTCGGCCAGGTCAACATGCTGCTGCTCTTCCTGGTCGCGGTGGACCTGCTGCGGCTGCTGCCGGTCGGCAGCCGGTGGGCCGGCGTCGGCGTCGGCCTGGCCACCGCGATCAAGCTGACCCCGGGCATCTTCATCGTCTACCTGCTGGTGACCCGTCGCTGGCGGGCCGCGGCCACCGCGGTCGGTGCGGCGGCGGCGGCCACCCTGCTCGCCGGCGCGCTCTTCCCGGACGCCTCCCGCGAGTTCTGGACCTCTGCGCTGTGGAACACCGACCGGGTGGGGGAGCTGGCCTTCGTCTCCAACCAGTCGCTGCGCGGCACGGTGGCCCGGCTGCACCCGGAACACCCGAGCACCGTCGCCTGGCTGATCGTGGTGCTGCTCGTCCTGGTGCTCTGGGGCTGGCGGGCCCGGGCCGCGGTCGCCGCCGGGGACGAGGCCACCGGCCTGGCCCTGACCGGCGCGGTGATGTGCCTGGTCAGCCCGGTGACCTGGGTGCACCACCTGGTCTGGTTGCTGCCCGCGCTGACCCTGCTCGTCGACAACGCGATGGCGGCCCCCGCGCGCAGCGCGCGGCGCCGCCTGCTGCTGGCCGCCGCGCTCCTCGGGTACGCCCTGCTGTGCAGCCGGATCGTCTGGGCCTGGGAGAAGGACTTCACCGGCGTGGGCGGCTTCCTCGGCAGCAACACGTACGTCTGGATCAGCCTGGCGCTGCTGCTCGGGCTGCCGATCCGTCGCTGGGCCACGCCGACCGGCGGCGGCCGCACCGGCGGGGACGCCCCGGTCGGGTCAGCCGTCGAGCCGGGCGGCGTAGCGCAGTTCCCGGAGCCGGACCGGGTCGCGCCCGGCGGCCAGCGGCACCGGGTAGGTCGACTCCACCCCGTCGGCTGA
- the thyX gene encoding FAD-dependent thymidylate synthase, whose product MVQPQVKLIAWTQFQAPDDVPWSTDAEGGQALAEFAGRACYQSWKKPNPATATNAGYLAHILEVGHLSVLEHGSVSFYFSGVSRSFTHELIRHRHFSYSQLSQRYVPERDAAMVEPSVIADDPELHKKFVEASEAAVRAYTELLEGLEARFTDEPNPTLRRKQARQAARAVLPNATETRIVVTGNYRAWRHFIGMRATEHADVEIRELAVECLRQLQGVAPNVFADFVISTLPDGTEVAATPHAE is encoded by the coding sequence ATGGTGCAGCCCCAGGTCAAGCTGATCGCGTGGACCCAGTTCCAGGCCCCGGACGACGTGCCGTGGTCGACGGACGCCGAGGGCGGCCAGGCCCTCGCGGAGTTCGCCGGGCGGGCCTGCTACCAGAGCTGGAAGAAGCCGAACCCGGCCACCGCGACGAACGCCGGCTACCTGGCGCACATCCTCGAGGTGGGCCACCTGAGCGTGCTGGAGCACGGCTCGGTGAGCTTCTACTTCAGCGGGGTCTCCCGCTCCTTCACCCACGAGCTGATCCGGCACCGGCACTTCTCGTACTCCCAGCTCTCCCAGCGGTACGTGCCGGAGCGCGACGCGGCCATGGTCGAGCCGTCGGTGATCGCCGACGACCCCGAGCTGCACAAGAAGTTCGTCGAGGCGAGCGAGGCGGCGGTCCGGGCGTACACCGAGCTGCTGGAGGGCCTGGAGGCCCGGTTCACCGACGAGCCCAACCCGACGCTGCGCCGCAAGCAGGCCCGGCAGGCGGCCCGCGCGGTGCTGCCCAACGCCACCGAGACCCGGATCGTGGTGACCGGCAACTACCGGGCCTGGCGGCACTTCATCGGGATGCGCGCCACCGAGCACGCCGACGTGGAGATCCGCGAGCTGGCCGTCGAGTGCCTGCGCCAGCTCCAGGGGGTCGCGCCGAACGTCTTCGCCGACTTCGTGATCTCCACGCTGCCCGACGGCACCGAGGTGGCCGCCACTCCGCACGCCGAGTGA
- a CDS encoding type III secretion system chaperone family protein gives MTTARDRGPADALAEALDLPDGEARCAELDRIAARADATGDPRTGLAARYALIETYLHLGEGWRLVEPVRRCRATVDALPDPPPADAERLHRHQRQAVEALFGTPRVGLDRARSLLDDLAARLGEDAEPVVELRCRLADHLGDEPSARRAYERWVAAVAHPAAGCPGCAPARRADLLAGWGEPGAALAALRPALDGEVDCTDQPERALTAGLLPWLRSGDPARAGAAHVRAYRRHRRERPAFPLLAAHLRFCALGGHLERGLTVLAEQLPRLDRPTDDLSAMEFAAAGSLLCGLAVEAGLGDRRIHRPGHGPRPASEVDVATLGGQLQTLATTLAGSFDARNGTGHQSGRIASWLAERPLAEPVPLPAEDAADPDDAPEEAGPASPGDEEPAALSLALLTAALDARGDAYAVEPDGTVVGRWGPAVLQFRRLGQRGEILHARTVATRRLPVSRRAEAYAFCNAWNHDRLLPAAYVHEPGDGALVLAAGVTTDLAHGVAPAQLVVLVTAAVSTGVAYAEAVAALPPG, from the coding sequence GTGACCACCGCCCGGGACCGCGGGCCGGCCGACGCGCTCGCCGAGGCGCTGGACCTGCCCGACGGCGAGGCCCGCTGCGCGGAGCTGGACCGGATCGCCGCCCGGGCCGACGCGACCGGCGACCCACGGACCGGCCTGGCGGCCCGGTACGCGCTGATCGAGACGTACCTGCACCTGGGCGAGGGATGGCGGCTGGTGGAGCCGGTCCGCCGCTGCCGGGCCACCGTGGACGCGCTGCCCGACCCCCCACCCGCCGACGCCGAGCGGCTGCACCGGCACCAACGGCAGGCGGTGGAGGCCCTCTTCGGCACCCCCCGGGTCGGCCTGGACCGGGCCCGGTCCCTGCTGGACGATCTCGCCGCGCGGCTGGGCGAGGACGCCGAGCCGGTGGTCGAGCTGCGCTGCCGGCTCGCCGACCATCTCGGCGACGAGCCGTCGGCCCGCCGGGCGTACGAGCGCTGGGTGGCCGCCGTGGCCCACCCGGCCGCCGGCTGCCCGGGCTGTGCGCCCGCCCGCCGGGCCGACCTGCTGGCCGGCTGGGGCGAGCCGGGGGCGGCCCTGGCCGCGCTGCGCCCGGCGCTGGACGGTGAGGTGGACTGCACCGACCAGCCGGAACGGGCGCTCACGGCCGGCCTGCTGCCGTGGCTGCGCAGCGGCGATCCGGCCCGGGCGGGCGCCGCACACGTGCGGGCCTACCGCCGACACCGGCGGGAGCGGCCCGCCTTTCCGCTGCTCGCCGCGCACCTGCGCTTCTGCGCGTTGGGTGGGCACCTGGAGCGCGGACTGACGGTGCTCGCCGAGCAGCTGCCCCGGCTGGACCGGCCGACCGACGACCTGTCCGCGATGGAGTTCGCCGCCGCCGGGTCGCTGCTCTGCGGGCTCGCGGTCGAGGCCGGCCTGGGCGACCGCCGGATCCACCGCCCGGGGCACGGACCGCGCCCGGCGTCCGAGGTGGACGTGGCCACCCTGGGCGGGCAGTTGCAGACCCTGGCCACCACGCTCGCCGGCAGCTTCGACGCCCGCAACGGCACCGGGCACCAGTCCGGCCGGATCGCCTCCTGGCTGGCCGAGCGGCCGCTCGCCGAGCCGGTGCCGCTGCCGGCCGAGGACGCGGCCGACCCGGACGACGCGCCGGAGGAGGCCGGGCCCGCCTCGCCCGGCGACGAGGAACCGGCCGCGTTGAGCCTGGCGCTGCTCACCGCCGCCCTGGACGCCCGTGGCGACGCGTACGCGGTGGAGCCGGACGGCACCGTGGTCGGCCGGTGGGGCCCGGCGGTGCTCCAGTTCCGCCGGTTGGGACAGCGGGGTGAGATCCTGCACGCCCGGACGGTGGCCACCCGGCGACTGCCGGTGAGCCGTCGGGCCGAGGCGTACGCGTTCTGCAACGCGTGGAACCACGACCGGCTGCTGCCGGCCGCGTACGTGCACGAACCGGGGGACGGGGCGCTGGTGCTGGCCGCCGGCGTGACCACCGACCTGGCGCACGGGGTGGCCCCGGCCCAGCTCGTGGTGCTGGTGACGGCGGCCGTCAGCACCGGCGTCGCGTACGCGGAGGCGGTCGCCGCGCTGCCCCCCGGCTGA
- a CDS encoding DUF2752 domain-containing protein gives MYGERVTSVDRPAAPADPQPAIWPVEASYPQPEPDRFTRMVLRLHARAPRWAVPLAALGCVGVGIAYALISDPTQSDPDARPSCLLKLTTGLDCPGCGGTRALWYVLHGDLPAAARHHFLFVFALPFLAWFFVAWAGNRAFGWRLPQPEPSPRLIGGFLAIWFAFSVARNLPWAPFTALYV, from the coding sequence GTGTACGGTGAGCGCGTGACCAGCGTTGACCGGCCCGCCGCCCCGGCCGACCCGCAGCCCGCGATCTGGCCCGTCGAGGCGAGCTACCCCCAGCCCGAGCCGGACCGGTTCACCCGGATGGTGCTGCGGCTGCACGCCCGCGCGCCGCGCTGGGCGGTGCCGCTGGCCGCGCTCGGCTGCGTCGGCGTCGGCATCGCGTACGCGCTGATCAGCGATCCCACCCAGAGCGACCCGGATGCCCGCCCGAGCTGCCTGCTCAAGCTCACCACCGGCCTCGACTGCCCGGGCTGCGGCGGCACCCGCGCGCTCTGGTACGTGCTGCACGGCGACCTGCCGGCCGCCGCCCGGCACCACTTCCTCTTCGTCTTCGCGCTGCCCTTCCTGGCCTGGTTCTTCGTGGCCTGGGCCGGCAACCGCGCGTTCGGCTGGCGGCTGCCACAGCCGGAGCCCAGCCCGAGGCTGATCGGCGGCTTCCTGGCGATCTGGTTCGCCTTCTCGGTGGCCCGCAACCTGCCCTGGGCACCCTTCACCGCGCTCTACGTCTGA
- a CDS encoding ribonuclease J: protein MTEAHIEGELPPPLPEGGLRIIPLGGLGAIGRNMTVFEYEGKLLIVDCGVLFPDVEQPGVDLILPDFGPILDRLDDVQAIVLTHGHEDHIGAVPYLLAHKPDIPLVGSQFTLALVEAKLAERRIQPYTLTVAEGRRERLGPFECEFFAVNHSIPDALAVAIRTGAGLVLHTGDFKMDQLPLDGRITDLAGFARLGAEGVDLLLSDSTNAEIPGFVTPEREIGPVLDSIFAKAKGRIIVASFASHVHRVQQVFDSAIEHGRKVALIGRSMVRNMGIARDLGLLNIPAGLVVGLEEATALPPEQIVLMSTGSQGEPMSALGRMASGDHRHITIAPGDTVVLASSLVPGNETSVYRVINRLARAGATVIHKDVAKVHVSGHAPAGELLYLLNVTRPSNLMPVHGEWRHLRAHARLGIESGVAPDRVVLCEDGDVVDLVDGRASLVGHVKSRYVYVDGLAVGDVSESLLTERRILGDGGFIATTVVVDSVTGKVVGGPTVSAKGFSEDPEAFNPVVPLVTEALNRAAADGITDPHQLQQIVRRTVGRWVNDKYRRRPMIVPTVVEV from the coding sequence GTGACCGAGGCGCACATCGAGGGTGAGCTCCCCCCGCCGCTGCCGGAGGGCGGCCTGCGGATCATCCCGCTGGGTGGACTCGGTGCCATCGGCCGGAACATGACCGTCTTCGAGTACGAGGGCAAGCTGCTGATCGTCGACTGCGGGGTGCTCTTCCCCGACGTCGAGCAGCCGGGCGTGGACCTGATCCTGCCCGACTTCGGCCCGATCCTGGACCGGCTCGACGACGTGCAGGCGATCGTGCTGACCCACGGGCACGAGGACCACATCGGCGCGGTGCCGTACCTGCTCGCCCACAAGCCGGACATTCCGCTCGTCGGCTCCCAGTTCACCCTGGCCCTGGTCGAGGCGAAGCTGGCCGAGCGGCGGATCCAGCCGTACACGCTGACCGTCGCCGAGGGGCGGCGCGAGCGGCTCGGCCCGTTCGAGTGCGAGTTCTTCGCGGTCAACCACTCGATCCCGGACGCGCTCGCGGTGGCCATCCGGACCGGGGCCGGCCTGGTGCTGCACACCGGCGACTTCAAGATGGACCAGCTCCCGCTCGACGGCCGGATCACCGACCTGGCCGGGTTCGCCCGGCTCGGGGCCGAGGGCGTGGACCTGCTGCTCTCCGACTCCACCAACGCCGAGATCCCCGGCTTCGTCACCCCGGAGCGGGAGATCGGGCCGGTCCTCGACTCGATCTTCGCCAAGGCGAAGGGGCGGATCATCGTCGCCTCGTTCGCCTCGCACGTGCACCGGGTGCAGCAGGTCTTCGACTCGGCGATCGAGCACGGCCGCAAGGTGGCGCTGATCGGCCGGTCCATGGTGCGCAACATGGGCATCGCCCGTGACCTCGGCCTGCTCAACATCCCGGCCGGCCTGGTGGTCGGGCTGGAGGAGGCCACCGCGCTGCCGCCCGAGCAGATCGTGCTGATGTCCACCGGCTCGCAGGGCGAGCCGATGAGCGCGCTGGGCCGGATGGCCAGCGGCGACCACCGGCACATCACCATCGCCCCCGGCGACACCGTGGTGCTGGCGTCCTCGCTGGTGCCCGGCAACGAGACCTCGGTCTACCGGGTGATCAACCGGCTCGCCCGGGCCGGCGCGACCGTGATCCACAAGGACGTGGCGAAGGTGCACGTCTCCGGGCACGCCCCCGCCGGTGAGCTGCTCTACCTGCTCAACGTGACCCGCCCCAGCAACCTGATGCCGGTGCACGGCGAGTGGCGGCACCTGCGGGCGCACGCCCGGCTCGGCATCGAGTCCGGCGTCGCCCCCGACCGGGTGGTGCTCTGCGAGGACGGCGACGTGGTCGACCTGGTCGACGGCCGGGCCAGCCTGGTCGGGCACGTGAAGAGCCGCTACGTCTACGTCGACGGTCTCGCCGTCGGCGACGTCAGCGAGTCGCTGCTCACCGAGCGGCGGATCCTCGGCGACGGCGGGTTCATCGCCACCACCGTGGTGGTCGACTCGGTCACCGGCAAGGTGGTCGGCGGCCCGACCGTCTCGGCGAAGGGCTTCTCCGAGGACCCGGAGGCGTTCAACCCGGTCGTCCCGCTGGTCACCGAGGCGCTGAACCGGGCCGCCGCGGACGGCATCACCGACCCGCACCAGCTCCAGCAGATCGTCCGGCGCACCGTCGGCCGGTGGGTCAACGACAAGTACCGCCGCCGGCCGATGATCGTGCCGACCGTCGTCGAGGTCTGA
- the dapA gene encoding 4-hydroxy-tetrahydrodipicolinate synthase, producing MTHDHSAASDRGASRPFGRLITAMVTPFTADGSLDLDGSVRLAQHLVDEQGNDALVLNGTAGESPTTSEAEKEALIRAVVEAVGDRARVIAGVGTNDTRHTIELAAQAEKAGAHGLLVVTPYYNKPPQSGLLRHFTAVADASGLPIMLYDIPHRAGVAIATDTLVELAGHDRIVAVKDAKGDLFATAAVLSRCDLAYYSGEDALTLPFLSIGAVGVVGTSTHFTGVQTKQLIEAYEAGDNATALALHRRLLPLFTGIFRTQGTILVKAGLAAQGLPAGPVRSPLVDATADELAQLRADCAAAGLPLPE from the coding sequence ATGACGCACGACCACTCTGCCGCCTCCGACCGGGGCGCGTCGCGCCCGTTCGGGCGACTGATCACGGCCATGGTGACCCCGTTCACCGCCGACGGGTCCCTCGACCTCGACGGCTCCGTACGGCTGGCCCAGCATCTCGTCGACGAACAGGGCAATGACGCGCTGGTGCTCAACGGCACCGCCGGCGAGTCGCCGACCACCAGCGAGGCGGAGAAGGAAGCCCTGATCCGCGCGGTCGTCGAGGCCGTCGGTGACCGGGCCAGGGTCATCGCCGGCGTCGGCACCAACGACACCCGGCACACCATCGAGCTGGCCGCGCAGGCGGAGAAGGCCGGCGCGCACGGCCTGCTGGTGGTCACGCCGTACTACAACAAGCCGCCGCAGAGCGGGCTGTTGCGGCACTTCACCGCGGTCGCCGACGCCAGCGGGCTGCCGATCATGCTGTACGACATCCCGCACCGGGCCGGCGTGGCGATCGCCACCGACACCCTGGTCGAGCTGGCCGGGCACGACCGGATCGTCGCGGTCAAGGACGCCAAGGGCGACCTGTTCGCCACCGCCGCGGTGCTGAGCCGCTGCGACCTGGCGTACTACTCCGGCGAGGACGCGCTGACCCTGCCCTTCCTGTCGATCGGCGCGGTCGGCGTCGTCGGCACCTCGACGCACTTCACCGGCGTGCAGACCAAGCAGCTGATCGAGGCGTACGAGGCGGGCGACAACGCCACCGCCCTCGCCCTGCACCGACGGCTGCTTCCGCTGTTCACCGGCATCTTCCGCACCCAGGGCACGATCCTGGTGAAGGCGGGCCTGGCGGCCCAGGGGCTGCCGGCCGGCCCGGTGCGGTCGCCGCTGGTGGACGCCACCGCGGACGAACTGGCCCAGCTGCGCGCCGACTGCGCGGCGGCGGGCCTACCCCTTCCCGAATGA
- a CDS encoding GNAT family N-acetyltransferase: MLIIRREEPDDAEAVARVHVHGWQAGYAGIMPDEVLRRLNPAAWAQRRRDVGTADPDHPFTTLLAESDGVVTGFVTFGPYRNDQDRDDLDPAYGEILGMYLEPAWWGTGTGRALFAAARTGLAERGWTEYRLWVLADNARARRFYERAGLSADGVESTYPVPLAAGRDPVRLRELRYAARLDG; the protein is encoded by the coding sequence GTGCTCATCATCCGCCGCGAGGAGCCGGACGACGCCGAGGCGGTCGCCCGGGTGCACGTGCACGGCTGGCAGGCCGGGTACGCCGGGATCATGCCGGACGAGGTGCTGCGCCGGCTCAACCCGGCCGCCTGGGCGCAGCGCCGGCGCGACGTCGGCACCGCCGACCCGGACCACCCGTTCACCACGCTGCTCGCCGAGTCCGACGGGGTGGTGACCGGGTTCGTCACCTTCGGGCCGTACCGCAACGACCAGGACCGCGACGACCTCGACCCGGCGTACGGCGAGATCCTCGGGATGTACCTGGAGCCCGCCTGGTGGGGCACCGGGACCGGCCGGGCGCTGTTCGCCGCGGCCCGGACCGGCCTGGCCGAACGGGGCTGGACGGAGTATCGGCTCTGGGTGCTCGCCGACAACGCCCGGGCGCGCCGCTTCTACGAGCGCGCCGGCCTGTCAGCCGACGGGGTGGAGTCGACCTACCCGGTGCCGCTGGCCGCCGGGCGCGACCCGGTCCGGCTCCGGGAACTGCGCTACGCCGCCCGGCTCGACGGCTGA
- a CDS encoding GNAT family N-acetyltransferase — translation MALGYVRPARPEDADEIARLQLATWRVAYRRILPRHVLDNLDEAYLARRWSAAVQEPPSGAHRVLVAVEQAEQSYLVGFAAAGPADAEALAPGEPADALADGVAAVTDLLVEPRWGRRGHGSRLLAAMVDHWRTDGLHRAVAWAFDADAATRAFLTSTGWEPDGAARALDVDDMLVPQLRLHVAVPGEPAAS, via the coding sequence ATGGCTCTCGGGTACGTCCGCCCCGCGCGTCCGGAGGACGCGGACGAGATCGCACGCCTCCAGCTCGCGACCTGGCGGGTCGCGTACCGCCGGATCCTGCCCCGGCACGTGCTCGACAACCTGGACGAGGCGTACCTCGCCCGGCGGTGGAGCGCGGCGGTGCAGGAGCCGCCCTCGGGCGCGCACCGCGTGCTGGTCGCCGTCGAACAGGCCGAGCAATCCTATCTGGTGGGGTTCGCCGCAGCCGGTCCGGCCGACGCCGAGGCGCTCGCCCCGGGCGAGCCGGCCGACGCGCTGGCCGACGGCGTGGCGGCGGTGACCGACCTGCTGGTGGAGCCGCGCTGGGGCCGGCGCGGGCACGGCAGCCGGCTGCTCGCCGCCATGGTCGACCACTGGCGTACGGACGGTCTGCACCGGGCGGTGGCGTGGGCGTTCGACGCGGACGCGGCGACCCGGGCGTTCCTGACCTCGACCGGCTGGGAGCCGGACGGCGCGGCCCGCGCGCTGGACGTGGACGACATGCTGGTCCCGCAGCTCCGGCTGCACGTCGCCGTCCCCGGTGAGCCGGCCGCTTCCTGA